The genomic window CTCACGATCGACGGCACGCCCGTCGCGGTACCGCCGGGGTCGACGATCATCGACGCGATCGAGTCGACGGAGCCGGCCGACGAGCTCGCCGCGCTCTGTTACTACGACCGGGAGACGGAACAGGCGGACGACATCGGTCCCCGCGGCGAGTGTCGGACCTGTACGGTCCACACGGACGAACACGGTCTCGTGCCGGCCTGTTCGTTCCCGGCCGAGGACGACCTCACGGTCCGGACCGACGAGGACGCCGCGGCCGAGGCGCGGGACGTGAACCTCGACCTCCAGCTGTCGGGACACAACCTACGCTGTACGACGTGCGGACAGAACGGCCGCTGTGAACTCCAAGACGCGTCCATCCAACAGGGCGTCGAAGAGCCCCGGTGGGGCGTCTTCGAGGACCGCGACGAGTACGAACCGCTCGACGACACCTCGCCGGCCATCCAGATCGACCGCAACAAGTGCATCCTCTGTAACCGCTGCGTCGACGCCTGCAACGACGTGCAGGTCGAGGGCGTCCTCCGCATGGAGGGCAACGCCGACGAGACCCGCATCGCCTTCCAGAACGACGAGGAGACGTTCGACGAGTCCACCTGCGTCTCCTGCGGTCACTGCGCCACCGTCTGTCCCACCGGCTCGCTGGTCGAGCAGGGGCTGGTCGACGCCGCGACGCTGCCGCTGCCCGGGTTCACGCAGGAGAACTCCGTCGGGAAGGTCCTCGAGAGCCCGAAGGCGGAGACGGCCGATCAGACCGAGGCACCGAACCGCGACGTACCAGACGGGCGGCGCGAACGGGAGGCGAGCGGGGCCGAGGTCGAGGACCTGTCGGGCGTCGCCCGTTACATGGCGAAAGCGAAGGCGCGCGCCGGGGACACGAAACGACGGGCGAGCGACACGCTGAAGCAGGCCGGCGATCGGGCGATCAAAGGGGCCGAACACGTCGCCGAGGGGGCCGCCAGCGAGGCGATGCCGGCAGGACGGCTGTTCGACGTCGCGACGACCGTCGGCGACGCGCGCCTCTCGCGGGTCACGAAGGCCGAGACCACTTGCAACTACTGCGCGGTGGGCTGTCGCTTCGAACTCTACGGCAAGGACGGCGAGATACTCGGCGTCCGACCCGCAGACCCCGAGTCGACGCCGGCCAACGATTTCTCGACGTGCGTGAAAGGGAAGTTCGGCTACGACTACGTGGACGCCGACGACCGCCTCGAGACCCCGCTGGTCCGGAAAGAAGACGCGGGCGACGGCCCGGTCGGACGCGACGGGTTCCGCGAGGCGTCGTGGAGGGAAGCCCTCGAGCGCGTCTACGAGGGTCTCTCCGAAATCCGTGAGGAACACGGCAGCGAGTCCCTCTCGGTCATCTCCTCGTCGAAGACGACCAACGAGGAGAACTTCCTCAACCAGAAGTTCGCCCGGCAGGTGTTGGGGACGCCCCACGTCGACAACTGCGCGCGGCTCTGTCACTCCTCGACGGTCGCGGCCCTCCAGCAGACGGTCGGCTACGGCGCGATGACCAACCGGATCAACGAGGACATCGGGGAGACCGACTGCTATCTCATCACCGGCTCGAACACGACCGAGTCCCACCCCGTCCTCGCGACGCGGATCAAGCAGAACGTCCGCGACGGGGCGGACCTCATCGTCATCGATCCGCGCGAGATGGGGCTGGCCGAGCACGCCGACCAGTACATCCGGACGACGCCTGGCGAGGACGTGGCCTGGATCAACGGGATGATCCGGTACATCATCGAGAACGACCTCCACGACGAGGCGTTCATCGAGGAGCGAACGAAACACTTCGACGAACTGGTCGAGAAGGTCGAGCCGTTCACGCCCGAGCAGGTCGAGGAGCTGACGGCCGTCCCCGCCGAGGAACTGAAGACGGCCGCGGAGACCATCGCCACCGCCGACACCTGCATCTTCGGCTGGGCGATGGGGCTGACCCAGCACACCACCGGCACGCGGAACGTGCTGGCCATCGCCGACCTCGCGCTGGTGACGGGCAACCTCGGCAAGCCCCGCGCCGGGCTCTCGGCGTTCCGCGGACAGAACAACGTCCAGGGCGGCGGGGGCGACATGGGACCGGCGCCGCACACGCTCCCGGGGTATCAGGACCTCGGCGACGAGGAGGTCCTCCAGAAGTTCGAGGACGAGTGGGGCGAGCGCCCGCCGAACGATGTCGGCCTCCGTCTCCCGGAGCAGTTCCACGCCATCAACGACGGGGACCTCCGCGGGATGTTCATCATGGGCGAAAATCCGGTCCTCTCGGAGCCGGACCTCGACAACGCCGAGCAGGCGCTGGCGAAGGTCGACTTCCTCGCCGTCCAGGACATCTTCCTGACCGAGTCGGCCGAGTACGCCGATGTCGTCCTCCCGGCCGCCTCCGCCGCCGAGAAGTCGGGCACGTTCACGAACACCGAACGGCGCATCCAGCGCGTCCGTCCCGCGGTCGACTCGCCCGGAAAGGCGAAACCGGACCAGGAGATTCTCATCCAGCTCGCCCGCCGGTTCGGCTACGACTGGGACTACGACGGTCCGGCCGACGTGATGGACGAAATCAACGACCTCGTCCCCATCTACGGCGGCGTCACCTACGACCGACTCGAGGAGGAGACGAAGGGGATCCAGTGGCCCTGTTTCGACGAGGACGACCCCGGCACCCCCTACCTCTACGAGGACGAGTTCAACTTCGAGGACGGCAAAGCGCGGTTCGTCCCCGCCGACTACGCCAAGCCGCCGGACATGCCGGACGAGGAGTATCCGCTCACGCTCTCCTCGGGACGGGTGCTGTACCACTGGCACACGGGCACGATGACCCGCCGGGTTGGGACGCTGATGGATCACGTCCCGGAGAGCTTCGTGACGATCCACCCCGAGATGGCCGACGAGTTGGGCGTCGAAAATGAGGAGTACGTCCGCGTCGAGTCGCGACAGGGCGAGATCGTCGTGAAGGCCACCGTCGAGGACACCTCCGATCCCGGCGTCGTCTTCATCCCGATGCACTTCCCGCAGGGAGCGATCAACAAGCTCACCCAGCACGAACTCGACCCGACGTCGTTCATCCCGCAGTACAAGGTGACGAGCGTCCGTATCTCGCCGCTCGACGCCGATCCCGAGGAGGTGAACGCGGACGTTCACCCGACGCCCGGCCAGCTCGAGGGACAGGAAGGCGACACCGAGGACGTCGGCGGCCGCCAGGCCGACGACTGATCGCGGACGGACTCACGTCAGGTCCGCAGCGGCGCTGTAAGTACCCTCTACGCCGTATCAGACGGGTATGTCTCGGTCCATAAGTAGTCGAGGCAGTACTCGAGGACGTTCGCGGCGTGCAGTTTCGGAAGCGTGTGGTGCCGCCCGATTTCGTCGTCGAGGACGCCGTCCGGAACGTCATCGAGGAGACGTTGCTGTGACCATGCCGCGATCCGGCGAGCGCGCGGAAGAGTTCGCCGAATCGGTCGCTCTGACCGCCGGCAGCGCTTCCGGGATCGGACACGGACACGACCTCCGTCCAACGGCGATCGGCGTCCGTCTACGAAACTCGATACGTGAGTGCAGCGCGAACAGACAGGTACGATTCTATCCCAGATATCGGGTAGAATGACCGCGTATTGTGTGTAGTATCACTATCGCGCTATGACTGCGTAAAAACGAACGCCGAGGATCGAGGTATATCGGTGGCGGGAACAGCAATCGTCCGATGTGCGCCATGGCAGGGGTCGCACAGACGTATGGTCACAATAGCCACAGAGGGTCACTTGTGGTCGGGGTGGGTTCGGTATTCGTTTTCATCACCTCATAACCAGTTAGCGTACGTCCAACAATAAAGCTTATCGTCGGGGTAATTGCTATACACACTCGTCTAGAATAGGACATACAGAACCATATATGCACGAGTGGTTCGAGTATCTTCACTATTCGATCCGATGCCAGCTAAATTGTGGCTAGTTATCATTCAGCGGCCGAACGATACAGCGATCGGCAGTGCCGATTGACGTCGCCGATCGTCCACCGACGACCGGTGTCGTCCAGACGGACAGTCACTTCGGACAGCATCGAGAAATCGCTGTCCGGACTCGAGCGACTCGAGACCCGCTCGCGCCGCTCGACGGACCACGGATCGCTCACTGGATGGACGCAGCGGGCTGCTCGAGTTGCGCGAAGGTGCCGTCACCGCAGACGCAGTCTTCGCTCGTCCCGAGCGGGCGGACGGAACCGTCCGGCTCGATCTCAGCGACGAGAATTGCACCACAGCTCTCGCATCGGACCGCGGCTCGCGTCTGATCGGATTGGGTTGACATAGGATCTAAATGATGCCCCTACGCGGCTATCACTGTCGCTCCAAAGTGTGAAGGTGTCCGACGTGATACCCGCTGCTCGATCCGCCGATCCGAGCGTCGTTCGGCTCGAGCGGCGGCGATCTCCAAGCGTCTCAACGAAACTGAATCGAATTCCGGTATGAGGTGCTGACCGGAACTGTCCCTCGCTGTGACTACTCGAGGTACCTGTCGTCGAGAGAGGAGACGGGACTCGGAGACGGACACCCGTTACGGTCCCGACTAACACGCCGTTCCCGCGAGAGGTCGGCGACGAGTCCGCCCGCAAGCCCAACGGTTTCGGACTCATCCCGATTGTCAGAACACATGGCCGATTCCGCCTCGAGAGTCCAGCGTTGGCTCATCAACGGAGTCGTGATTACGATTCCGCTGGTCGCGACGTTGCTCGTCGTCCTCGTCGTCCTCGATTTTATCCTCGGCGCGCTCTCGCCGATTATTACCGGCGTGACGTACGTCTGGCCCGACGAGCCGCCGGTTCCGGTCATCCAACTGGCGACGCTGCTGTCCGTGGTCGGGTTCTTCCTCGCGGTCGGCATCATCGCCGAGCACACCCCCGGGAAGTACATCTCGAAACGCGTCCACGCGACGATGGAGACGATTCCCGGCGTCAGCACCGTCTACGAGAGCGTTCGGCGAGCCAGCAAACTCCTGATCGACGACGAGACCGATCAGTTCCAAGACGTAAAGCTCGTCGAATTTCCCCACGAGGGAGCGTACATGCTCGGCTTTCTCACCGCGGAGACACCACCCGTCGTCGAAGCCAGCGCGGGCGAAGACGAGATGGTGACGATCATGGTGCCGCTGGCACCGAACCCGGCGACGAACGGCTACGTGATGCACATGCCCACCGAGAAGGTCCACGAAGTCGATCTGACCGTCGAAGAAGCGTTCCGATCGATCGCAACGCTTGGCGTTGCGGCCGATACGCTGGGCGATGGCGAGTACAACGATACCTGAACGACGCCGGCACGGCCGCTTCCGCTCGCTCGAGGAACCCACCCAAAACAGATTGGCCGTGGCTACATTACGTCGGAACGGAAAGTACGTCTGTGGACACGTACCCGGCCAACGGGAATACGGGACACGGCGTGTCGGACTCCGTAGCGACCCGGCAAACAGGGACCGGGTCGACGCGGCCCGAAATCGACCGGTTTCTCGGTGGTGGCTGTCCGCGTAGTCACAGCGGTTTCTCGAATCGCAGCCACTCTCTCGAGCAGCAACTGCGACCGTGACAGCGACCGCGAGCGACTCGAGTCCGAGTATCACGCTCGGTCGTCGAGACGCGACTCGCCGCCGTTCGAACGACCGGTGAATCAGTTTCGCCCCGGTATACGACCATTTATACCCGATGGCAGTCCTAGGAGAGTGCAATGGCGCAAGCGGGAAATTCCGAACTCGTCGACTCTTTCGAGCAGTTCTTCCGCAACTATTACGATAACGAGATCAAGCAGCTTGCCCAGCAGTATCCCAACGAGCAACGCTCGCTGCACATCGATTGGCAGGACCTCTACCGGTTCGATCCCGACCTCGCCGACGACTTCATCAACCAGCCCGAACAGCTCCAGCGCTACGCCGAGGAGGCGCTGCGGTTGTACGACCTTCCGATCGACGTGAGCCTCGGGCAGGCCCACGTTCG from Natrinema versiforme includes these protein-coding regions:
- the fdhF gene encoding formate dehydrogenase subunit alpha, with translation MSGEDPASHVDDAETERRPTAVERLPSVPDVSDPRPSTPLTEQFETGTANDPDVGTDGDRMTHLTIDGTPVAVPPGSTIIDAIESTEPADELAALCYYDRETEQADDIGPRGECRTCTVHTDEHGLVPACSFPAEDDLTVRTDEDAAAEARDVNLDLQLSGHNLRCTTCGQNGRCELQDASIQQGVEEPRWGVFEDRDEYEPLDDTSPAIQIDRNKCILCNRCVDACNDVQVEGVLRMEGNADETRIAFQNDEETFDESTCVSCGHCATVCPTGSLVEQGLVDAATLPLPGFTQENSVGKVLESPKAETADQTEAPNRDVPDGRREREASGAEVEDLSGVARYMAKAKARAGDTKRRASDTLKQAGDRAIKGAEHVAEGAASEAMPAGRLFDVATTVGDARLSRVTKAETTCNYCAVGCRFELYGKDGEILGVRPADPESTPANDFSTCVKGKFGYDYVDADDRLETPLVRKEDAGDGPVGRDGFREASWREALERVYEGLSEIREEHGSESLSVISSSKTTNEENFLNQKFARQVLGTPHVDNCARLCHSSTVAALQQTVGYGAMTNRINEDIGETDCYLITGSNTTESHPVLATRIKQNVRDGADLIVIDPREMGLAEHADQYIRTTPGEDVAWINGMIRYIIENDLHDEAFIEERTKHFDELVEKVEPFTPEQVEELTAVPAEELKTAAETIATADTCIFGWAMGLTQHTTGTRNVLAIADLALVTGNLGKPRAGLSAFRGQNNVQGGGGDMGPAPHTLPGYQDLGDEEVLQKFEDEWGERPPNDVGLRLPEQFHAINDGDLRGMFIMGENPVLSEPDLDNAEQALAKVDFLAVQDIFLTESAEYADVVLPAASAAEKSGTFTNTERRIQRVRPAVDSPGKAKPDQEILIQLARRFGYDWDYDGPADVMDEINDLVPIYGGVTYDRLEEETKGIQWPCFDEDDPGTPYLYEDEFNFEDGKARFVPADYAKPPDMPDEEYPLTLSSGRVLYHWHTGTMTRRVGTLMDHVPESFVTIHPEMADELGVENEEYVRVESRQGEIVVKATVEDTSDPGVVFIPMHFPQGAINKLTQHELDPTSFIPQYKVTSVRISPLDADPEEVNADVHPTPGQLEGQEGDTEDVGGRQADD
- a CDS encoding DUF502 domain-containing protein; translation: MADSASRVQRWLINGVVITIPLVATLLVVLVVLDFILGALSPIITGVTYVWPDEPPVPVIQLATLLSVVGFFLAVGIIAEHTPGKYISKRVHATMETIPGVSTVYESVRRASKLLIDDETDQFQDVKLVEFPHEGAYMLGFLTAETPPVVEASAGEDEMVTIMVPLAPNPATNGYVMHMPTEKVHEVDLTVEEAFRSIATLGVAADTLGDGEYNDT